One window of the Trifolium pratense cultivar HEN17-A07 linkage group LG2, ARS_RC_1.1, whole genome shotgun sequence genome contains the following:
- the LOC123905203 gene encoding uncharacterized protein LOC123905203, which yields MYMEARNKRERPSWIGEDAWKELDIEWKKPAYKAISQRNKKNRNSAKGVSVHTGGSITFTEHTLRMAEELGREPTVDEVFLRTHIRKKDSTWVDLRSQNTYGSFQSNLNQASEGADESGSQMVDSATRLKLWAKSVGGKNRGRLYGVGDRSSNYRPGVSSLAPDTVPSMGCSQVSSHYSHEMATQLATLEERAKAAEDEVRNTREELRQAELKRQKEAQQSEQRAAEFQMQLIALTKSVAAMQAEPSRRRRRHPDYDEDESEDGSDEGSEDESEDNEEN from the exons ATGTACATGGAAGCAAGGAACAAGCGTGAACGCCCATCTTGGATAGGTGAGGATGCTTGGAAAGAGCTTGATATTGAGTGGAAGAAGCCAGCCTATAAAGCGATATCACAACGAAATAAGAAAAATCGTAATTCTGCTAAAGGTGTGTCTGTCCATACTGGCGGATCCATAACTTTCACCGAGCATACCTTACGGATG GCTGAAGAGTTGGGTAGAGAACCCACAGTGGATGAGGTCTTTTTAAGAACTCACATTCGTAAGAAGGACTCAACTTGGGTTGATCTTAGATCTCAAAACACGTAT GGTAGTTTCCAAAGTAATTTGAATCAGGCCTCAGAAGGTGCAGATGAGAGTGGCTCCCAAATGGTCGACTCTGCGACTCGTTTAAAACTGTGGGCCAAATCTGTTGGGGGGAAAAATCGAGGACGTCTATATGGTGTAGGAGATAGGTCCTCGAATTATAGACCAGGTGTTTCAAGTCTCGCCCCAGACACTGTTCCATCTATGGGTTGCAGCCAAGTTTCATCCCATTATTCTCATGAGATGGCAACACAGTTGGCCACACTTGAGGAGCGAGCAAAGGCAGCAGAGGATGAGGTTCGGAATACAAGGGAGGAGCTTAGGCAAGCAGAGCTTAAGCGACAAAAGGAAGCTCAGCAGTCAGAACAGCGTGCTGCAGAGTTCCAAATGCAGCTGATAGCGTTGACAAAAAGTGTAGCTGCCATGCAGGCCGAGCCCTCCCGTCGTCGACGTCGTCATCCAGATTATGATGAGGATGAGTCCGAGGATGGATCCGATGAAGGGTCCGAGGATGAATCCGAGGATAACGAGGAAAATTGA
- the LOC123905202 gene encoding uncharacterized protein LOC123905202 — protein sequence MTSNKFYGETSINRPPPFNGEWYGYWKERMKIFIQGIDLDIWDAVENGPFIPTHLVNNVVVNKPRNLWTKIEKEKVQYNLKAKYIITSALSVDEFYRVSNCITAKEMWDTLQLTHEGTTEVKRARMNTLTHEYELFRMQSGESIQHMQKRFIRIINHLRELGKYFENEDLINKVLGCLNRCWQPKVTAILESNNLSSMNLAILFGKLQEHELELNRLFESEEGENQNKRLAFKANIEENREDMEPIVIMPKESMKHKCKEKETSSSRTKRRKSYIAWDDYDMTSSDESEIEEANLCLMAHQEEEVNSFESEPNFTYDELLFICEELNKESSKFKKIVSTSKKTIFTVESKINVLTKEIEDLKEKQVSLSEVSTYTPCENKKENIECNECIILKDKVEDLNNVLAKFTMGRDKLNIILGNQKASYNKAGLGYQPKRHTLHFKRNFSPNMTSSRPFVKCFYCNKNGHTSYICNLRKNQYLNNRWEGMSNGTLPKTNSQGPKMIWVPKAKV from the coding sequence ATGacttcaaacaaattttatgGGGAAACTTCCATAAATAGACCACCACCTTTCAATGGTGAATGGTATGGTTATTGGAAGgaaagaatgaaaatttttatTCAAGGTATAGACCTTGATATATGGGACGCTGTGGAAAATGGTCCATTTATTCCCACCCATTTAGTTAATAATGTAGTGGTGAATAAACCAAGAAATCTTTGGaccaaaattgaaaaagaaaaggtacAATACAATTTGAAAGCAAAGTATATCATCACAAGTGCTTTAAGCGTTGATGAATTCTATCGAGTATCAAATTGTATAACCGCCAAAGAAATGTGGGACACCCTTCAATTGACCCATGAAGGAACTACCGAGGTCAAGAGGGCTAGGATGAACACATTGACTCAtgagtatgaattatttagGATGCAATCAGGAGAAAGCATACAACATATGCAAAAACGATTCATTCGTATAATAAATCATCTTAGAGAGCTTGGAAAATACTTCGAAAATGAAGATTTAATTAACAAAGTACTTGGATGCTTAAATCGATGTTGGCAACCCAAAGTGACCGCTATTTTGGAATCTAATAATTTATCGTCTATGAATTTGGCTATTTTATTTGGTAAATTGCAGGAACACGAGCTCGAATTAAATCGACTCTTTGAGAGTGAAGAAggtgaaaaccaaaataaaagacTTGCCTTCAAAGCAAATATAGAAGAAAATAGAGAAGACATGGAGCCAATAGTTATTATGCCCAAAGAGTCAATGAAGCATAAatgcaaagaaaaagaaacctcAAGCTCTCGTACGAAAAGAAGGAAATCATACATTGCTTGGGATGATTATGATATGACCTCATCCGATGAATCTGAAATTGAGGAAGCAAACCTATGTCTCATGGCTCATCAAGAAGAAGAGGTAAATTCTTTTGAATCTGAGCCTAACTTTACTTATGATGAGTTGCTCTTTATTTGTGAAGAATTAAATAAGGAGTCTAgtaagtttaaaaaaattgtttctacttCTAAGAAAACTATTTTCACTGTTGAAtcaaaaattaatgttttaactaaGGAAATAGAGGATCTTAAGGAGAAACAAGTTTCTCTAAGTGAGGTATCTACTTACACCCCTTGtgaaaacaagaaagaaaatattgaatgtAATGAATGCATTATCTTGAAAGATAAAGTTGAAGATTTGAATAATGTTCTTGCAAAATTCACAATGGGTAGAGAcaaattaaacatcattttgGGTAATCAAAAGGCAAGCTATAATAAAGCTGGTTTGGGTTATCAACCAAAAAGACACACTTtacattttaaaagaaattttagcCCAAATATGACTTCTAGTAGACCTTTTGTTAAATGTTTCTATTGCAACAAAAATGGTCATACTTCATATATTTGTAATTTGAGAAAGAaccaatatttaaataatagatGGGAAGGAATGTCAAATGGCACTTTGCCTAAAACTAACTCTCAAGGACCCAAAATGATTTGGGTACCAAAAGCCAAAGTTTGA